A region from the Algoriphagus machipongonensis genome encodes:
- a CDS encoding GNAT family N-acetyltransferase, which produces MQEVQIQKAKIHDLEDLVKMARESFLESFREGNKIENVMAYLEEAFTINQFKDEFQNEASTFFIAKKDVHIIGYCKVNLVPAQTDIQDPESLEIARLYLLKAYLGLGLGKRLLDHAESYARSLGKKYMWLGVWEHNKRAIRFYEKNGLEKFSSHPFPFGDEVQTDFLMKKEF; this is translated from the coding sequence GTGCAAGAGGTTCAAATACAGAAAGCAAAAATCCATGACTTGGAAGACTTGGTAAAAATGGCAAGAGAGTCTTTTTTGGAATCTTTTCGTGAAGGAAATAAAATCGAGAATGTGATGGCCTATTTAGAAGAAGCCTTTACGATCAATCAATTTAAGGATGAATTTCAGAACGAAGCATCCACTTTTTTTATCGCAAAAAAAGATGTCCACATCATTGGGTACTGCAAGGTGAACCTGGTTCCAGCACAAACAGACATTCAAGATCCAGAAAGCTTGGAGATTGCGAGACTCTATTTGTTGAAAGCTTACCTTGGTTTAGGTTTGGGTAAAAGATTGTTGGATCATGCCGAATCCTATGCAAGGAGTTTAGGGAAAAAATACATGTGGTTAGGAGTTTGGGAGCATAATAAAAGGGCGATCCGATTTTACGAAAAGAATGGCCTTGAAAAATTCAGTTCACACCCTTTCCCTTTTGGAGATGAAGTGCAGACAGATTTTTTGATGAAAAAGGAATTTTAA